Proteins encoded by one window of Mycolicibacterium cosmeticum:
- a CDS encoding ATP-binding cassette domain-containing protein — protein MSVPNAPILELRGVNKSFGVVHVLHDVDFQVYPGEVTALVGDNGAGKSTLVKAIAGIYPLDTGTYVFQGDPVTVHGPNDVSALGVEVVYQDLALCDNLDIVSNMFLGRELKRHGALDEAKMESLAREALSSLSVRTVKSVRQPVSSLSGGQRQTVAIAKSVLWNAKVVLLDEPTAALGVAQTRQVLDLVRRLADQGVGVVFISHNLNDVFEVADRICALYLGRVAAEVKAAEVSHSQVVELITAGRSGSLGLAPAEAAQSM, from the coding sequence GTGTCCGTCCCGAACGCGCCCATCCTCGAACTCCGCGGTGTCAACAAGAGTTTCGGCGTCGTGCACGTGTTGCACGACGTGGACTTCCAGGTATACCCCGGTGAGGTCACCGCCCTGGTCGGGGACAACGGCGCCGGCAAGTCCACTCTGGTGAAGGCCATCGCGGGGATCTACCCGCTGGACACCGGAACCTATGTGTTCCAGGGCGATCCGGTCACGGTGCACGGGCCCAACGATGTGTCGGCGCTCGGCGTCGAGGTGGTCTATCAGGACCTGGCGTTGTGCGACAACCTCGACATCGTGTCGAACATGTTCCTCGGGCGTGAGCTCAAACGCCACGGTGCGCTCGACGAAGCGAAGATGGAATCGCTTGCCCGCGAAGCACTCTCGTCGCTGTCGGTGCGGACGGTCAAGTCGGTGCGCCAACCGGTGTCCAGCCTGTCCGGTGGTCAGCGGCAAACGGTGGCCATCGCCAAGTCGGTGCTGTGGAACGCCAAGGTGGTGTTGCTCGACGAACCCACCGCCGCTCTCGGCGTGGCGCAGACCCGGCAGGTGCTCGACCTGGTGCGCCGGCTCGCCGATCAGGGGGTGGGCGTCGTGTTCATCTCGCACAACCTGAACGACGTGTTCGAGGTCGCCGACCGGATATGCGCGCTGTACCTCGGCCGGGTGGCCGCCGAAGTCAAGGCCGCCGAGGTCAGCCACAGCCAGGTGGTCGAGCTGATCACCGCGGGTCGTTCCGGCAGCCTGGGCCTGGCGCCGGCCGAAGCCGCCCAGTCGATGTGA
- a CDS encoding sugar ABC transporter substrate-binding protein, with the protein MKRISGLMFAVVVGAGLTLTACGSNGGSGGSAGGGGGDAKGQKIGVILPDTKSSVRWESKDRPALEAAFKAAGVPYSIQNAEGSADNMATIADGMIADGVTVLALVNLDSDSGASIQQKAASQGVKTIDYDRLTLGGSADVYVSFDNNKVGQLQGQGLVDCLAGKPSNVVFLNGSPTDNNATLFTGGAHSVVDKVPSIKVVAEQAVPDWDNDKAVTIFEQMYTAADGKVDGVYAANDGLAGSVISILEKNGRAGQVPVTGQDATVEGLQNILAGTQCMSVYKSAKEEAGALAEAAIALAKGEQPKTNSTSRDDKGNRDVPSVLLTPKSITKDTVKVVFDDGGQAKADVCTGQFAAACSAAGL; encoded by the coding sequence ATGAAGCGAATCAGCGGGCTGATGTTCGCCGTCGTCGTCGGCGCGGGCCTCACGCTCACCGCGTGTGGCAGTAACGGCGGCAGCGGCGGCAGTGCCGGGGGAGGCGGCGGCGACGCCAAGGGCCAGAAGATCGGCGTCATCCTGCCCGACACCAAGTCGTCGGTCCGCTGGGAATCCAAGGACCGCCCGGCGCTGGAGGCCGCCTTCAAGGCCGCCGGCGTGCCGTACTCGATCCAGAACGCCGAGGGATCCGCCGACAATATGGCCACCATCGCCGACGGCATGATCGCCGACGGCGTCACGGTGCTCGCCCTGGTCAATCTGGACTCCGACAGCGGCGCCTCCATCCAGCAGAAGGCCGCCAGTCAGGGTGTCAAGACCATCGACTACGACCGCCTGACCCTCGGCGGCTCGGCCGACGTGTACGTCTCGTTCGACAACAACAAGGTGGGGCAGCTGCAGGGCCAGGGGCTGGTCGACTGCCTCGCCGGCAAGCCGTCGAACGTGGTGTTCCTCAACGGATCTCCCACCGACAACAATGCCACCCTGTTCACCGGTGGCGCGCACTCGGTGGTGGACAAGGTGCCGTCGATCAAGGTGGTGGCCGAGCAGGCGGTGCCGGATTGGGACAACGACAAGGCGGTCACCATCTTCGAGCAGATGTACACCGCCGCCGACGGCAAGGTCGACGGCGTGTACGCGGCCAATGACGGCCTCGCCGGGTCGGTGATCTCGATCCTGGAGAAGAACGGCCGGGCCGGGCAGGTGCCGGTCACCGGCCAGGACGCGACCGTCGAAGGACTGCAGAACATCCTCGCGGGCACCCAGTGCATGAGCGTCTACAAATCCGCGAAGGAAGAGGCCGGCGCGCTCGCGGAGGCGGCGATCGCCCTGGCCAAGGGCGAACAACCCAAGACCAACAGCACATCTCGTGACGACAAGGGCAACAGGGACGTGCCGTCGGTGTTGCTGACGCCGAAATCCATCACCAAGGACACCGTGAAGGTGGTGTTCGACGACGGCGGACAGGCCAAGGCCGACGTCTGCACCGGGCAGTTCGCGGCGGCGTGCAGCGCCGCCGGGCTCTAG
- the xylA gene encoding xylose isomerase: MSILESAATAAADLTPKRSDKFSFGLWTVGWTASDPFGVATRPALDVVEAVERLAELGAYGLTFHDDDLFPFGSSDDERRRAITRLTAALQANDMVVPMVTTNLFTHPVFKDGGFTSNDRDVRRFALRKVLRNIDLAAELGAETFVMWGGREGSEYDSAKDVQAALERYREALNLLSDYVIDQKYPLRFAIEPKPNEPRGDILLPTVGHALAFIDTLAHPELVGVNPETGHEQMAGLNFVHGISQALYAGKLFHIDLNGQRGIKFDQDLVFGHGDLANAFGLVDLLEHGGVDGGPSYTGPRHFDYKPSRTEDNTGVWASAAANMRMYLLLKQRAAAFRADPEVAEARRAARVDELRRSTLGAGETYRELLADRSAYEDFDADSYFGAKGFGFVRLNQLAIEHLMGAR, translated from the coding sequence ATGTCGATCCTCGAATCCGCCGCCACCGCAGCGGCCGATCTCACGCCCAAACGCTCGGACAAGTTCTCCTTCGGCCTGTGGACCGTCGGCTGGACCGCCAGCGATCCGTTCGGGGTGGCCACCCGGCCGGCCCTCGATGTGGTCGAGGCCGTGGAACGGCTTGCCGAACTGGGCGCATACGGTCTCACCTTCCACGACGACGATCTGTTCCCGTTCGGCAGCAGCGACGACGAGCGGCGGCGCGCCATCACCAGGCTGACCGCGGCGCTGCAGGCCAACGACATGGTCGTGCCCATGGTCACCACCAATCTGTTCACCCACCCGGTGTTCAAGGATGGCGGATTCACCAGCAATGATCGCGACGTCCGGCGGTTCGCGCTGCGCAAGGTCCTGCGCAACATCGACCTCGCCGCCGAACTCGGCGCCGAGACGTTCGTCATGTGGGGCGGTCGCGAAGGCAGTGAATACGACAGCGCCAAAGATGTGCAAGCGGCGCTCGAGCGCTACCGCGAAGCGCTGAACCTGTTGAGCGACTACGTGATCGACCAGAAGTACCCCCTGCGGTTCGCCATCGAACCGAAGCCGAACGAGCCACGCGGTGACATCCTGTTGCCGACCGTCGGGCATGCCCTGGCCTTCATCGACACCCTCGCCCACCCCGAGCTGGTGGGTGTCAATCCGGAAACCGGGCACGAGCAGATGGCCGGGCTCAACTTCGTGCACGGCATCAGTCAGGCCCTGTACGCCGGCAAGCTGTTCCACATCGACCTCAACGGCCAGCGCGGCATCAAATTCGACCAGGACCTGGTGTTCGGCCACGGTGACCTGGCCAACGCCTTCGGACTGGTGGACCTGCTGGAGCACGGCGGCGTGGACGGCGGGCCGAGCTACACCGGGCCCCGGCACTTCGACTACAAGCCCAGCCGCACCGAGGACAACACCGGGGTGTGGGCCTCGGCGGCGGCCAACATGCGGATGTATCTGCTGCTCAAGCAGCGCGCCGCGGCCTTCCGCGCCGACCCCGAAGTTGCCGAGGCCCGCCGGGCCGCCCGCGTCGACGAGTTGCGGCGCAGCACCCTGGGCGCCGGCGAGACCTACCGGGAGTTGCTGGCCGACCGCTCGGCGTATGAGGACTTCGACGCGGATTCCTATTTCGGGGCCAAGGGTTTCGGCTTCGTCCGGTTGAACCAGTTGGCCATCGAACATCTGATGGGCGCGCGCTGA
- the abc-f gene encoding ribosomal protection-like ABC-F family protein: protein MTATLVAKGLAGGFAHRTLFEDLDLTVAPGDVIGVVGANGAGKSTLLRILAHDLEPLAGTVSVAPTDAFVGWLPQEHERVPGETVAGYIGRRTGCTAATVAMEATAAALDDSAASADAYAAALEHWLTTGAADLDDRLPAVLADLGLDSAVLQPDSTPMTALSGGQAARVGLAALLLSRFDIVLLDEPTNDLDLDGLARLERFVGELRAGVVLVSHDREFLARTVTRVAELDLAQHTTTVYGGGYQSYLEEREVNRRHRREEYEEFAERKADLVARARIQREWSSQGVRNAMRKAPDNDKNRRRAQTESSEKQAQKVRQMESRIARLEEVDEPRKEWTLQFTIGSAPRSSSVVATLDNVVVRQGDFVLGPVSLQVGAGDRIGITGPNGAGKSTLLSVLLGRRRPDDGRASLGASVAIGQIDQARAEFAGAQRLVDSFEQRMPAWSTADVRTLLAKFGLGADHVERPVAELSPGERTRAGLALLQARGTNVLVLDEPTNHLDLPAIEQLEQALESYDGTLLLVTHDRRMLQNIRLDRSWHVDGGRVSDVG, encoded by the coding sequence ATGACCGCAACGCTCGTCGCGAAGGGCTTGGCCGGTGGGTTCGCGCACCGCACCCTGTTCGAGGATCTGGATCTCACCGTGGCGCCGGGCGACGTGATCGGCGTGGTCGGCGCGAACGGCGCCGGCAAGAGCACCCTGCTGCGGATCCTGGCCCATGATCTCGAGCCGCTCGCCGGCACCGTCAGCGTCGCGCCGACGGACGCCTTCGTCGGCTGGCTGCCCCAGGAGCACGAACGGGTTCCTGGCGAGACCGTCGCCGGCTATATCGGGCGCCGGACCGGGTGCACCGCCGCGACGGTGGCGATGGAGGCCACGGCGGCGGCGCTCGACGACTCCGCGGCGAGCGCGGACGCCTACGCGGCCGCCCTGGAGCACTGGCTGACCACCGGCGCGGCCGACCTGGACGACCGGCTGCCCGCGGTGCTGGCCGATTTGGGGCTCGATTCGGCTGTGCTGCAACCCGACTCGACGCCGATGACGGCGCTCTCCGGCGGACAGGCGGCCCGGGTCGGGCTGGCCGCGCTGTTGTTGTCGAGGTTCGACATCGTGCTGCTCGACGAACCGACGAACGATCTGGATCTCGACGGCCTGGCCCGGCTGGAGCGCTTCGTCGGGGAGCTGCGGGCCGGCGTGGTGCTGGTCAGCCATGATCGAGAGTTCTTGGCCCGCACCGTCACCCGGGTTGCCGAACTGGATCTGGCGCAGCACACCACCACCGTCTACGGCGGTGGCTACCAGAGTTATCTGGAGGAGCGCGAGGTCAACCGGCGGCACCGGCGCGAGGAGTACGAGGAGTTCGCCGAACGCAAGGCGGACCTGGTGGCCCGCGCGCGGATCCAGCGGGAATGGTCGAGCCAGGGTGTCCGCAACGCCATGCGCAAGGCACCCGACAACGACAAGAACCGGCGCCGGGCGCAAACCGAGTCCAGTGAGAAGCAGGCGCAGAAGGTGCGCCAGATGGAGAGCCGCATCGCCCGCCTGGAGGAGGTCGACGAGCCGCGCAAGGAGTGGACGCTGCAGTTCACCATCGGATCCGCGCCGAGGTCCAGTTCCGTGGTGGCCACCCTCGACAACGTCGTTGTGCGGCAAGGGGATTTCGTGCTGGGCCCGGTGTCGCTCCAGGTCGGTGCCGGTGACCGGATCGGCATCACCGGCCCGAACGGGGCGGGCAAGTCGACGCTGTTGAGCGTGCTGCTGGGGCGGCGGCGGCCCGACGACGGCCGCGCGAGCCTGGGCGCCAGCGTGGCCATCGGACAGATCGATCAGGCGCGGGCGGAATTCGCCGGCGCGCAGCGGTTGGTCGACAGCTTCGAACAGCGGATGCCGGCCTGGTCCACCGCCGACGTGCGGACCCTGCTGGCGAAGTTCGGGCTCGGCGCCGATCACGTGGAGCGCCCGGTCGCCGAGTTGTCGCCGGGGGAGCGGACGCGGGCGGGTCTGGCACTGCTGCAGGCCCGCGGGACCAACGTGCTGGTGCTCGACGAGCCGACCAACCATCTGGACCTGCCCGCCATCGAACAACTCGAGCAGGCGCTGGAGAGCTACGACGGCACCCTGCTGTTGGTGACCCATGATCGGCGGATGCTGCAGAACATCCGCCTGGATCGGTCCTGGCACGTCGACGGTGGCCGGGTCAGCGACGTCGGCTGA
- a CDS encoding sugar ABC transporter permease → MTTLNPKLADADFAADARVDESFGDAVRSYLRRVRGGDMGSLPAVLGLIVLFIVFGIANERFTSALNLANLVTQAGSICVLAMGLVFVLLLGDIDLSAGVAGGVSACAMGLTIVNHGWPWWAGVLAGLLCGAVIGLAIGLLRAKLGIPSFVVTLAFFLGLQGVTLKLIGEGGSIRVDDPVIRGITIDNMSVTAGWLFAVLIVVGFTGLELYRHRTKVTLGLVHPPIGVVIARIAGVAVVSLGVAYVLNLNRSVNPNVEIRGIPYVLPIVGALLIVLSVILNRTSYGRHIYAVGGNAEAARRAGINVARIRMSVFVVCSSLAALSGIIAASYGGKVSASSGAGNVLLYAVGAAVIGGTSLFGGKGRALDAVIGGVVVATIANGLGLLNQSSYINFLVTGGVLLLAASVDAISRRRRSATGLA, encoded by the coding sequence ATGACAACTCTCAATCCGAAACTGGCCGACGCCGACTTCGCCGCCGACGCCCGCGTCGACGAGTCGTTCGGCGACGCGGTACGCAGTTACCTGCGCCGGGTCCGCGGCGGCGATATGGGATCGCTGCCCGCGGTACTCGGCCTGATCGTGCTGTTCATCGTGTTCGGGATCGCCAACGAGCGCTTCACCTCGGCGCTGAACCTGGCCAACCTGGTCACCCAGGCCGGGTCGATCTGCGTGCTGGCCATGGGCCTGGTGTTCGTCCTGCTGCTCGGCGATATCGACCTGTCCGCCGGCGTGGCCGGCGGTGTATCCGCATGCGCGATGGGTTTGACCATCGTCAACCATGGCTGGCCGTGGTGGGCGGGGGTGCTCGCCGGCCTGCTGTGCGGTGCGGTGATCGGCCTGGCGATCGGCCTGCTGCGCGCCAAGCTCGGCATCCCGTCGTTCGTCGTGACACTGGCCTTCTTCCTGGGCCTGCAGGGGGTGACCCTCAAGCTCATCGGCGAGGGCGGCTCGATCCGGGTGGACGATCCGGTCATCCGCGGTATCACCATCGACAACATGTCGGTCACCGCCGGGTGGCTGTTCGCGGTGCTCATCGTGGTCGGGTTCACCGGCCTGGAGTTGTACCGGCACCGCACCAAGGTCACCCTCGGCCTGGTGCACCCGCCGATCGGTGTGGTGATCGCCCGCATCGCCGGGGTGGCGGTGGTGTCGCTCGGGGTGGCCTATGTGCTCAACCTCAACCGCAGCGTGAACCCGAATGTGGAGATCCGCGGCATCCCGTACGTCCTGCCGATCGTCGGGGCACTGCTGATTGTGCTCAGCGTGATCCTCAACCGGACCTCCTACGGCAGGCACATCTACGCGGTGGGCGGCAACGCCGAGGCGGCGCGCCGGGCCGGGATCAACGTCGCCCGCATCAGGATGTCGGTGTTCGTGGTGTGCTCGTCGCTCGCCGCGCTCAGCGGCATCATCGCCGCGTCCTACGGCGGCAAGGTGTCGGCCTCCTCGGGTGCGGGCAACGTGTTGTTGTACGCCGTGGGCGCGGCCGTCATCGGCGGGACCAGCCTGTTCGGCGGTAAGGGCCGGGCGCTGGACGCCGTCATCGGCGGGGTGGTGGTGGCCACCATCGCCAACGGGTTGGGACTGCTCAACCAGTCGTCCTACATCAACTTCTTGGTCACCGGAGGGGTGCTCCTCCTGGCGGCCAGTGTCGACGCGATCTCGCGGCGGCGACGGTCGGCGACGGGCCTGGCCTGA
- a CDS encoding MmpS family transport accessory protein codes for MQRVSLRRKLGKRWMYLVAVVVVAVAGFAVFRLHGIFASHDVTSTPSGADNDIVPFNPKHVVIDVFGPPGTVATITYLDVNAQPQRADDVTLPWAYDTTTTQPAVFVNVTAQGNSDSIGCRITIDDAVKDERTVNTLNALTYCLDKSG; via the coding sequence ATGCAACGGGTTTCCCTGCGCAGAAAGCTGGGAAAACGCTGGATGTATCTGGTGGCGGTGGTGGTGGTCGCGGTGGCCGGTTTCGCCGTGTTCCGGCTGCACGGCATCTTCGCCTCGCACGACGTCACGTCCACGCCCAGCGGCGCGGACAACGACATCGTGCCGTTCAACCCCAAACACGTGGTCATCGACGTGTTCGGTCCGCCGGGCACCGTCGCCACCATCACCTACCTGGACGTGAACGCCCAACCGCAGCGCGCCGACGACGTCACCCTGCCCTGGGCCTACGACACGACGACCACCCAGCCGGCCGTCTTCGTCAACGTCACCGCCCAGGGCAACAGTGACTCCATCGGCTGCCGTATCACGATCGATGACGCGGTCAAGGACGAGAGAACGGTCAACACCCTGAACGCCCTCACCTACTGCCTGGACAAATCCGGATGA
- a CDS encoding AAA family ATPase has product MSGVGKTTALDELSRRGFATVDTDDDGWIHIVAGEPLWREPLIDALLARARDAPLFVQGTVANQVDFYHRFDAVVLLTAPTAVIFDRLRERTDNPFGKTEAERRRIAADIAEIEPLLRQSATHVVDTDRPRGEVADRLAAIAREVALPQGWVPRPAP; this is encoded by the coding sequence ATGTCGGGAGTGGGAAAGACGACGGCGCTCGACGAACTGAGCCGCCGCGGGTTCGCAACCGTCGACACCGACGATGACGGCTGGATTCACATCGTGGCCGGCGAGCCGCTCTGGCGTGAACCATTGATCGACGCGCTGCTGGCACGGGCCCGGGATGCCCCGCTGTTCGTGCAGGGCACGGTCGCCAACCAGGTCGACTTCTACCACCGGTTCGACGCGGTCGTGTTGCTCACCGCGCCGACGGCGGTGATCTTCGACCGGCTCCGCGAACGCACCGACAACCCGTTCGGCAAAACCGAAGCGGAACGGCGCCGCATCGCCGCGGACATCGCCGAGATCGAGCCGTTACTGCGGCAGTCGGCGACGCACGTCGTCGACACCGACCGGCCCCGCGGGGAGGTGGCCGACCGCCTCGCGGCCATCGCACGGGAGGTGGCGCTTCCACAGGGATGGGTACCCAGGCCCGCGCCATAG
- a CDS encoding alpha/beta fold hydrolase, protein MNTVEYAPRRWADVLGEPAQPTALLWHGTQTDSRAAVRPLAAALAERGMGVIAPDWDSHAPDGGRADLLQSVDFARRRVGAAALTLIGWSLGGAAAAGLALRASDFGVPVARAVCLGGAFMVADPISGGPPLDGVTPAASRPPMHLFVGTRDDVVPASAATEFAAGLRAIDWPVEIVEFDADHGSIAGARYDPQRDRYEPADDPATRAIVRRVAARISDVVHRPLPGVRGPAPG, encoded by the coding sequence GTGAACACTGTCGAGTACGCACCGCGCCGGTGGGCCGACGTGCTGGGCGAACCGGCACAGCCGACGGCCCTGCTGTGGCACGGCACGCAGACCGATTCCCGGGCGGCGGTGCGCCCGCTGGCCGCGGCGCTGGCCGAGCGGGGCATGGGGGTCATCGCGCCGGACTGGGACTCGCACGCCCCCGACGGCGGACGGGCCGACCTGCTGCAGTCGGTGGACTTCGCGCGGCGCCGGGTCGGTGCGGCCGCCCTGACCCTGATCGGCTGGTCGCTGGGCGGGGCCGCGGCGGCGGGGCTGGCCCTGAGGGCCTCCGATTTTGGCGTGCCGGTGGCGCGGGCGGTCTGTCTCGGCGGTGCCTTCATGGTGGCCGACCCGATCTCCGGCGGGCCCCCGCTGGACGGGGTGACCCCAGCCGCCAGCCGGCCACCCATGCACCTGTTCGTCGGTACGCGTGACGACGTGGTGCCCGCGTCGGCGGCGACCGAGTTCGCCGCGGGGCTACGCGCCATCGACTGGCCGGTGGAGATCGTCGAGTTCGACGCCGATCACGGGTCGATCGCCGGTGCGCGGTACGACCCACAGCGGGATCGGTACGAACCGGCCGACGACCCGGCGACGCGCGCGATCGTCCGACGGGTGGCGGCCCGCATCAGCGATGTCGTGCACCGTCCGCTGCCGGGTGTACGCGGCCCCGCGCCCGGGTAG
- a CDS encoding sodium:calcium antiporter: MSGWPLWALVIAFVAAAAAVWVAGFSLSNQTDVLSARFDLGSALGGLILLAIATNLPEIAIVASASLSDNLGVAVGNILGGIAIQTVVLVALDAFGVRGQRPLTYRAASLVLVLEALLVVAVLAIVIAGTQLPPSLIALHVTPAALLIALTWVAGLVLLRRAGKWLPWHESGQPPDGQEHPRGQSTAERVRKQNIGTAKSAGIFAVAAGVTLVAGVVLERSGDAIADHVGLSGVLFGATILAAATSLPELSTGLASVRIGDYQLAMSDIFGGNAFLPVLFLMATVISGHAVLPQAQHTDIYLTALAMVLTLIYATGLLFRPNRRFARMGVDSLTVLLVYAVGVAGLFAIARGG; the protein is encoded by the coding sequence GTGTCTGGATGGCCGCTGTGGGCGCTGGTGATCGCCTTCGTCGCCGCCGCAGCGGCGGTGTGGGTGGCCGGTTTCTCGCTGTCCAACCAGACCGACGTGCTGTCGGCGCGCTTCGACCTCGGATCCGCGCTGGGTGGGCTGATCCTGCTGGCGATCGCCACCAACCTGCCCGAGATCGCCATCGTGGCCAGCGCGTCACTGTCCGACAATCTCGGCGTGGCGGTGGGAAACATCCTGGGCGGCATAGCCATTCAAACTGTGGTGCTGGTTGCCCTGGATGCCTTCGGGGTTCGCGGGCAGCGACCCCTGACCTATCGCGCCGCCTCGCTGGTGCTGGTGCTGGAGGCGCTGCTGGTGGTGGCGGTGCTGGCCATCGTCATCGCCGGGACGCAACTGCCCCCTTCCCTGATCGCACTGCACGTCACCCCGGCCGCCCTGCTCATCGCGCTGACCTGGGTGGCGGGCCTGGTGCTGTTGCGACGCGCCGGCAAGTGGCTGCCGTGGCACGAGTCCGGGCAGCCACCCGACGGGCAGGAACACCCGCGCGGGCAGAGCACCGCCGAGCGGGTGCGCAAGCAGAACATCGGCACGGCGAAGTCGGCGGGAATCTTCGCGGTCGCCGCGGGGGTCACCCTGGTGGCCGGTGTCGTGCTGGAACGCAGCGGTGATGCCATCGCCGACCATGTCGGCCTGTCCGGCGTGCTGTTCGGCGCCACCATTCTGGCGGCCGCCACCTCCCTGCCGGAGCTGTCGACCGGCCTGGCTTCGGTGCGTATCGGTGACTACCAGCTGGCCATGTCGGATATCTTCGGCGGCAACGCTTTTCTGCCCGTGCTCTTTCTGATGGCCACGGTGATCTCGGGCCATGCGGTGTTACCGCAGGCGCAGCACACCGACATCTACCTGACCGCGCTGGCCATGGTGCTCACCCTGATCTATGCGACGGGGCTGCTGTTCCGCCCGAACCGGCGCTTCGCCAGGATGGGCGTGGACTCGCTGACCGTCCTCCTCGTGTACGCCGTCGGCGTCGCCGGCCTGTTCGCCATCGCGCGCGGCGGTTGA